One genomic segment of Stigmatopora argus isolate UIUO_Sarg chromosome 1, RoL_Sarg_1.0, whole genome shotgun sequence includes these proteins:
- the LOC144084411 gene encoding uncharacterized protein LOC144084411: protein MMSEASGSVVYRRTSKLVMHRKEKHSIKSYGKKMTLGETQPASGKRRRKSAYPCKKCGKLFLHHLSLNAHYGAGSCRQATGNDSKLTSHISNDKVKSSLTQGKTVRAGPGRPKKKEDVEVWGEFPCPSCTQIFSLQSKLKQHVELHDTATVRRECSLCTEEMDTFEQSGSRRQRFYHCMPCQEGFTALDSFLQHCQEHLQSKDEKAD from the coding sequence ATGATGAGCGAAGCTTCTGGCAGCGTTGTCTATCGACGCACCTCAAAACTTGTCATGCACAGGAAAGAAAAGCACAGTATAAAATCGTATGGGAAGAAAATGACGCTAGGTGAAACACAGCCCGCATCAGGCAAACGCAGGCGGAAAAGTGCCTATCCATGCAAAAAATGTGGCAAGCTCTTCCTCCATCATCTTTCTTTGAATGCACACTATGGAGCCGGTTCATGTCGACAGGCAACGGGAAATGACAGTAAATTGACGAGCCACATTTCCAATGATAAAGTTAAAAGTAGTCTGACGCAGGGCAAGACTGTAAGGGCTGGCCCAGGGAGACCCAAGAAAAAGGAAGATGTTGAAGTTTGGGGGGAGTTTCCTTGCCCCTCCTGCACTCAAATTTTTTCCCTCCAGTCAAAGCTGAAGCAACACGTGGAGCTCCATGACACAGCCACGGTGAGGCGAGAGTGCAGCTTGTGCACGGAAGAGATGGACACCTTTGAGCAGTCGGGGTCTCGGAGGCAGCGCTTCTATCACTGCATGCCCTGTCAGGAGGGCTTCACAGCACTGGACTCTTTCCTGCAACACTGTCAGGAGCACCTGCAATCCAAGGATGAAAAGGCTGATTGA